A stretch of the Perca flavescens isolate YP-PL-M2 chromosome 3, PFLA_1.0, whole genome shotgun sequence genome encodes the following:
- the LOC114550316 gene encoding histone H3.3, which translates to MARTKQTARKSTGGKAPRKQLATKAARKSAPSTGGVKKPHRYRPGTVALREIRRYQKSTELLIRKLPFQRLVREIAQDFKTDLRFQSAAIGALQEASEAYLVGLFEDTNLCAIHAKRVTIMPKDIQLARRIRGERA; encoded by the exons ATGGCCCGTACCAAGCAGACTGCCCGTAAGTCCACTGGAGGCAAAGCCCCACGTAAGCAGCTGGCCACAAAGGCTGCTCGCAAGAGTGCCCCTTCCACTGGTGGAGTCAAGAAGCCCCATCGCTACAG GCCTGGTACTGTGGCTCTGCGTGAGATCCGTCGTTATCAGAAGTCCACTGAGCTGCTGATCCGCAAGCTGCCCTTCCAGCGCCTGGTGAGAGAAATCGCCCAGGACTTCAAGACTGATCTGCGTTTCCAGAGCGCAGCCATCGGAGCTCTGCAG GAGGCCAGCGAGGCCTACCTGGTGGGTCTGTTTGAGGACACCAACCTGTGCGCCATCCACGCCAAACGTGTCACCATCATGCCCAAAGACATCCAGCTGGCACGTCGTATCCGCGGGGAGCGCGCTTAA
- the LOC114550309 gene encoding histone H3.3, giving the protein MARTKQTARKSTGGKAPRKQLATKAARKSAPSTGGVKKPHRYRPGTVALREIRRYQKSTELLIRKLPFQRLVREIAQDFKTDLRFQSAAIGALQEASEAYLVGLFEDTNLCAIHAKRVTIMPKDIQLARRIRGERA; this is encoded by the exons ATGGCCCGTACCAAGCAGACTGCCCGTAAGTCCACTGGAGGCAAAGCCCCACGTAAGCAGCTGGCCACAAAGGCTGCTCGCAAGAGTGCCCCTTCCACTGGTGGAGTCAAGAAGCCCCATCGCTACAG GCCTGGTACTGTGGCTCTGCGTGAGATCCGTCGTTATCAGAAGTCCACTGAGCTGCTGATCCGCAAGCTGCCCTTCCAGCGCCTGGTGAGAGAAATCGCCCAGGACTTCAAGACTGATCTGCGTTTCCAGAGCGCAGCCATCGGAGCTCTGCAG GAGGCCAGCGAGGCCTACCTGGTGGGTCTGTTTGAGGACACCAACCTGTGCGCCATCCACGCCAAGCGTGTCACCATCATGCCCAAAGACATCCAGCTGGCACGTCGTATCCGCGGGGAAcgtgcttaa